From the Alteromonas sp. CI.11.F.A3 genome, the window ATTCCTGACTAAGCGGCGCAACCACTGCTCGCGCGCTGGTATAAATAGCGGCCGTATCTTCCTTATAGCGAAATGCCACATGGCCAATACTTGCTCTAACTTCCTTTACAATGTCTTGTGCTTCGACTTCATTCACATTGGGCAGTAACAACGCGAATCTATCGCCGGCATATCGACAAGCTAAATCTTGTTGTCTTAGGTTCATTACCACCAGCTGCGCAACTTCGTGCAAGTAGCGGTCGCCTTCGGCCTGCCCATAGCGGTGATTAAAATAAGAAAATTCATTAATGTCGATGATGGCCACATAACCGTTATGTCCAGACGCTTGCAAGGCGGTAACCCGTGATTGCCAGTAATCGCCTCGATACAACTGAGTGATAGGATCGATTTCTTGGTGGTCTCGGTAGTCCCACTCTCGGCGGCGAAGCTGCAAGTTGATTGCACGCTGCTCTAAATGCCATAGATAAAGCGCCGCTGTCATAATGATCATGCCAATAGCGGCGGGGATCGACTCAATCATGCTAAGCCACGCGGCAGAGTCGGGGTAACGCAAAAACTCATCAAGTAAGTCGAGTGTCATTGAAAATAAGAAAAACACTAAGCCCATAATTAACAAGCTGGTGACCTTACCCGGCGGCCGACTGGCCAACACCGCAACAATCCACCCTAGGGTCAGCAGCACTACACTACCCTCACCCACAATATCTAGCCCAGATATAATGGCGAGCGGCTTGGGGTTGCCAAAGCTCAGGCTCAATGAGCTTGCCAATGCACAAGTAGCAAAAGTAAAGAAAAGCCAGCCTTTGTGGTGACTAAACTGCGTGGCATTTCGTAACGTAAACATGATGTAGCACTCTTATAGGTAGCAAACTGTGCTTTTCCTGCAATTACGAATAAAAGTAATTAGGGGCAAGCAGTAGAACAAGACTCAGGAAATATCCCATTTTTAACCTGATTGTCGAGGGTCAGTTTGGCTCACCAATGTGACAAATTGGTGGCAGTGCAGCTTTGAATTTAAAAATAACAATAAAATAATTAAACTTATTAGTAAGTTACTAGCGGGTCAATTTAGCTCACCTTTCTTTTAATCTGTTCATATTCGCCCTTTCTGCCGGCGTTGATAGTCTTCTCGTCATGTAACTGTCATATCCAATTTTTACCTTACGTTCTTGCCGTACGTTTTGCCGTATTTTTTACCATTTTTGGGCATCACAAATTATTCACTGCACACTACTTATGGATTAAGAATGAAAATTAAAACCCGTTATTCTGCGTTACGCATTGCCTGTATTGCTGCGCTTGGCCTTTCACTGTCTCATCAAGCCTTAGCCGCCAATGGCGCCATTACGGGTACACTCAACGACGCCGCTGAAGCGCGCGTATACGTAGGCGCTAAAGTTCAACTGGTAGAGCTGAACCTAATCACTGAATCTCGTCGCGACGGTAGCTTTCGCTTCTCGGGTGTACCAGCGGGTACTTATACCTTAGAGGTTTCTTATTTAGGTGAAGAAACGGTAACGCAGAAAGTTACAGTAAAGGATGATGCAACTGTACGCCCTGCTATTGAGGTGGGTGAAGGTGACGAACTTGAAGAATTATTAGTACTAGGTCAACGCAGTAGCCAAGCCAGTGCCATAAACCAACAGCGAGTATCTAATCGCATATCTAATGTGGTCTCTGCCGATGCCATAGGTCAATTTCCCGATCAAAACGCCGCTGAGTCATTGCAACGTTTACCTGGCTTGTCGATAGAGCGCGACCAAGGTGAAGGCCGATTTGTGGGTATTCGCGGTATCGATCCAAATTTAAATAACGTAACCATTAATGGCCTTAACATTCCTTCGCCTGAATCTGGCGTACGCTCGGTGGCATTAGATGTTATTCCTTCCGAACTCATTCAAACCCTTGAAGTGTCGAAGTCGGTCACCCCTGATATGGATGGAGATGCCATAGGTGGCTCTGTTGAAGTAACCAGTGTTAGCGCCTTCGACAAACAACAAGACACTGCGAGTATTACCGTACAAGGCAGCCAAAACGATTTGCGTGATGAAGTTAGCCCCAAAATTTCAGGTACTATTACGCAAAAACTATCGCCAGATTGGGGCGTAGCAGCAGCCTTGTCTTACTTTGACCGAGACTTTGGCTCTGACAACGTAGAAAGCAACGGCGATGATGAAGTAGAACAACGCCAATACACCATTACCCGAGAGCGTTTAGGGGCAGCGGTTAACCTTGATTACCGCCCAGATTTTAATAACCAGTATTACCTTCGCACGCTTTACAGTGAATTTTCAGACGAAGAATACCGGTTAAGCAACACCTTCACGCTAGACGGTGAAGACTCAGAAATTGAGCGTGGCAGTAAAGACAGAAAAGAAACCCAGAGTATCTTTACGGTAGCCCTTGGCGGTGAACATCAATTACAAACCTGGAAAGCCGACTGGCAATTAGGCTATGCCAAATCTGATGAAGATGAGCCAGACGCGCTCTACTATAACTTTGTGACAGAAAACGACAGTATTGATGCCAACTTAAACACTATTCGCCCTGCCATAACACACGATGCTGATGCAGTAGATTTATCAACCTATGAGCTTGATGAAATTGCATTTGAAGACAACTACACCAAAGACACTGAAACCAGTTTTAAACTTGATTTGGCTCGCCCCGTCAACGTTGGCAGCTATATAGGTGAGTTAAAATTAGGAACTAAGTACCGTAGCCGTGAAAAAGACAGAGACAGCAGTATCTTCATTTACGATGGTGACTTCGACAATATAGACCCGTCGGACTTTGGTGATAGCTCACCAGACTATTCATTGGGTGATTTTGGCCCCGGGTTGTCTCGTTCAGCTATGCGTGATTATTTTACCGCCAACCGCACTGCACTAGAATTGGCTGAACTTGATTCAGAAATTGAATCTAACGGTGCCACCTACGTTAACGAAGAAGACATCTTTGCCGCTTATATTATGGGTAGTGTTGATATTGATAAGCTTCATATTGTGGCTGGTGTACGCTACGAGCGCACTGATTTCAGTACCTCTGGTATGCGTGTTGAGCTTATTGAAAATGAAGAAACCGATGTGGAAGATGTGGTAAACACGGTTTGGGAAGCTGAGCGTGATTACGATCATTGGTTACCTAGCATCAATGCGCGCTACGCTTTTTCAGATAAGCTTCAACTTCGCGCCGCTTATACCCAAACTATTTCACGGCCTAAATTTGAAGATGTCGCTGCGTTCCAAATTATCGAAAGCAAAACCGAAGAAGATGACGGCGTATTTGTTACCGAGCGTGAAGCAGAAGTGGGCAACCCAGAGCTTCAACCTTACGAAGCACAAAACCTTGATGTGTCTTTAGAGTATTACCCTGGGGATATTGGCGTACTGTCAGCCGGTTATTTCTACAAAGATATTGATAACTTTGTAGTGTATGCCGATGTAGCAGGCACTGAAGGTTGGGAAGACTACGATGAAGCTATTCAAGCAATTAACGGTGAGAGCGCCAGCTTACACGGGCTAGAATTGTCGTGGGTCAAAGCATTCAATAACGGCTTTTTAGTGGCAGCAAACGCAACCTTCACAGATTCAGACGCTACCACCATTTTAGATGGTGAAAAGTTTGAAACCCAATTACCAAATCAGTCTGACACCATTGGAAATCTTACCTTTGGCTACGAAGCCAATGACTTTAGCCTGCGCTTAGCCATGACGTACAAAAGTGAAAACTTTGAAGAGATTGACGGTGACATGCTGCGCTTTGAAGATGAACATGCCCAGTTAGACTTTACTGCTAAGTATTTCATTAACGATGATATGCAGGTGTATTTCAACGCTATCAATATTAATAACGAGCCATTTTATAATTACTTCGACTCGCGCACTAACAACGCCCAATTTGAAGAATATGGCCGCACTTTTGAACTAGGTTTTACATGGCAAATGCGCTAATTAGCGCATTGTTTAATCCGTATTGTAAAACTGTATTCACGTTAAACCCTAAGACGTCATACACCAGCGTTTAAAAAATGGGCGCGCTATAAGCGCGCCCTTATTAGAGATAAGTTCATGCGCGTACTATTGCTTCTTTTTGCCTTTTTGTCACTTACATGCCAAGGGCAAACCACATCACACGATTACTACCAACAACACCACATTAATAATCTTGAAGTTCAAGATAATGCTTCTAACTTTTTAGTGGTAGGTGACTGGGGCCGCAACGGCCATTTTTATCAACATAATGTACAAAAGCCTAACGCTGTAACAAAAGGAACTGGCAATGAATAAAGTGAATAACAAACTTATAAAATTTGCCATAAAAACAAGTCAATTAGGCTTTTGCTTGGCGGTTATGGCAAGCGCTAATGCATTTGCATCAAGCTCAACCGACCTTATGCTAACAGAAACAGGTGCTGGTGTTGCTGCTGAATCAGAAACAACGTACGAATTAAACGGCCGGACGATAAGCGTAACAATTAGTGAAACTAATGGCTTAACCGTTGCTGATAGCAAGAATATACTTGCGTCGCAAAAAGGCCACTTTGTTGCAGCCGGAAATTACCTAATTCCTAACGAATCAGTTGGTGAATCAAGTGCCGAGGCAGAAAGTACCAATGGTCCCTTTATCCAAACCTTAGTGTTTGATATTAATAGCCAACAAATACGTAGCTACACAATAGGCACTCAAAATACGTCAAACCACGCCATTAGCATTACCCAAACATCAGCGACTGACGTGAAAGACTCCGAAGCCTTATGTAGCGCCAAGATAGACGACAAGCTACAGTTCATCAATATAGATGCGTTGGGTATGCTCACCCAATATTTGGCTATACCGGCTAAAAGCGGTAGCGCGCTCACGGTTCATCCGCTACGAACACTGGCGATTGGCCCAGGTATAAAAAGCTGTGCGCTTGGGGTGAGCGACCACACACCTAATTTCACCGTTTCTGACGCCAAAGTTTCTGATGCCGAAACTTCTCACGCAAGAACAAAACATATTGAGCAAACTATTTATTTGGCTGACGAATACGCCGGTGTTTGGGCCATGCCTGCAGATGAAGAAGCTGAGGTCGAGCGCACGCTCATTTTCAATCAGCCTGACACGCCGGTAGAGGGTGTCGCCACCCTTAATGGGGTTGAGGCACACAAGACGGTTCTCGCTAGCCTGATTACAAATAGCCCAGATACAAATAGATCGGCTGCAAATAGCTCACGTACAAAAAGCCCTGCTACAACAATTCTAGGTATACAAGAGACGGTTACTGCTTGGGTAAGCCCGGAACACAGTGGACTTTGGCTACACAACACGTGCGCCACAAACTTCTTTGGCTTTGATAAAGAGATAGCGCCAGAAGATATCGTGCTGTGGGTAAAAGGCGATACGGTTCACGCCAACATCTACGATGATAACTCTGGTGGCACGCTTACCACCAACATCACCCAGGCCATTGCAACGCTAAACAGCTGCCACACAAACCAAGCATCTCTTATCAAGACACCCACCTCTTTTAACGAGACGTCTTTTAACGAGACACCCATGTTAAAAGACACAAATCTCACTACAGAGACACCCACCCAAAACGGTGATGTATCCACTAACATCACTAACGAGACACCCATGCTTTCTGCTATAGAACTGAAGCCCATTTATGAAACCGATGTGGTGGAGAATTATGGCGATGCAGCAGATGATCCTGCTATTTGGGTAAACAAAAACAACCCGTCTAAAAGCGTGGTGATTGGCACTAACAAAAAAGGCAGCTTAAATGCCTATAACTTACAAGGTGAGTTGGTTGCATCCCACAAGGTAGGGCGAGTAAATAACGTGGGCGTGGCATATGATTGGGCGCCGCAACACGATATCGCGGTGGCCAGTAATCGAAGCAGCAATAGCATGTCGGTCTTTTTTATCGATAAGCAAACGGGCGAGCTAACCTTTAACACCAACATCCCTACCCCGCTAAACGATATATATGGGCTGTGCGTGTTTTCGATAAATAATCACACCCAAGTATTAGTGAATAGCACAGATGGCCGGTACTTACGCTATTTGTTGAACGCGCCAACTGATGTAAATAGTAACGCCATCGCGAAAACTAACACAAACACCTATACCAACAATGCGAGCATGACTGAAAAGGCAGATCATTCTCAGGTTTCTGCCACCTTAATTCACGACTTTACATTACCGTCTCAACCTGAAGGATGCGTTGTGGACAGTGATGCACAAATTGCCTACTTGGGAGAAGAAGGTGCTGGCATTTGGGCGTTAGATGTTTCTGAAATAAAAACAATGCCTTCATCAACGCGCGCTAAAGCCGCAAACAAGAATGCTTCAAACAAGCTAATTAACAAGACACCCATGTTTATTATTCCGATTGAATCACCGGTTACCGCAGATGTTGAAGGTTTATCGTTATTTGATGTAGACGGTGTGCGCTATTTAATTGCTTCTAGCCAAGGCAATAATCAATACGCTGTGTATGAGAGCGAGGCTCCTTATAACTTGGTGGGTATGATAAGCATTGGTGCAAATTATGATAAAGGCATTGATGGCGTGTCGGAAACCGATGGGCTTGAAACCACAAACGCCAATCTGGGCGGGCCATTTAAAAATGGGCTATTGGTGGTGCAAGATGGAAGAAATGTAATGCCTAGCCAAAGGCAGAACTTTAAGTTAGTAACAGGTGATGACTTAGCTGATGCAATTCGCTCTCATGTGAGCAATCGTAATTAGTAGATGCCTGTTCTCAAACATTAAGAAGGACTTGAGTTGTAAAGCAAAAGGGTAAGCGGATTGGCTTACCCTTTTTACTTTTAAAATACTTAAAAACACTTCAAACGCTAGCTAGCGCGCTGATAGCCGGATCGAAGTTGTACGTCTATTGCTCGAAGCACTGCCGTTCGGTTAATACTTCCAACCAATACCCCATCGTCGTCAACCACAGGGTAAACGCGAGGTTTATCTTTAATCAGTAATTGTGCCAGTTCTATTACCGACAGATACGGTTTAATAACCACAACCGGTGCTTTCATTATTTCAGCCACTCGGCAAATCTGCTCTCGGTAGTAACTTGACGCTATCATTTGAGCAATGCAATCTTGCTCAGACAAAAAACCAATCACTTTACCTTTAATATCAATTACTGGGCCTCCACTTTGCCCGCAAGCCAACAAAGCCTCAACGGCTTCGGCCACTGTCATATCCCCATTTAGTTTCACGGGGTGAGTATTCATATAATCACTGACTAGCAACGATTCCATATTTCTCTCCCTGCCGCGGCGTCTTTTATAGTTTTATACAGCGTGAAGACGAAACGGCACTGCTTGTTATAGTAATGATGTAACGCAATGTTATTTTTTTGTAATCAAATTATTTTTGTTACGCTTTAAGCCTAGTAGACGATGGCTATGACAGCTACTTTTTCTATTCGATTTTACTCACTAAAAACAGATTTTAAGCAACTGTTTAAACCAAATTGCGCACTTACCACAAATGTCACATAGCATACTGACTTAGGCTGCCTTTAACTCATTCAAAAATACGGCTATCTCGTTAATCGCATCTGGCAATACACTGTCTATTTCTAGCAACTTTTCATCCTTGGCGAGTCGCTCAATATCACTAAAACGACGCTGCACGATCACAGCGCCAATATCACCTGCCATTCCTTTAATGGTATGAGACACCAGTTTAATTTTAGAGACATCTTTGTCGTTTACAGCAGCTTTAATTTCGTCACATTTTCTAGGCACACTTTCAATAAACATTTCACATATTTTATCGAATAAAACCTGGTTATTCGCCAACCGTGACAAGGCGCGTGACTTTTCCCAAACGAGTGTATCGCTTCCTTCTGACGATGATGAAGATACTGAGGAGGGCGAGGATTGCGAGGAAGATGAGGAAGATAAAGAAGATGGAGAAACTGGAAAAGACTCTGTAAAGCCCGATAACGCTGCCAAAGCGGG encodes:
- a CDS encoding CBS domain-containing protein, coding for MESLLVSDYMNTHPVKLNGDMTVAEAVEALLACGQSGGPVIDIKGKVIGFLSEQDCIAQMIASSYYREQICRVAEIMKAPVVVIKPYLSVIELAQLLIKDKPRVYPVVDDDGVLVGSINRTAVLRAIDVQLRSGYQRAS
- a CDS encoding phytase codes for the protein MNKVNNKLIKFAIKTSQLGFCLAVMASANAFASSSTDLMLTETGAGVAAESETTYELNGRTISVTISETNGLTVADSKNILASQKGHFVAAGNYLIPNESVGESSAEAESTNGPFIQTLVFDINSQQIRSYTIGTQNTSNHAISITQTSATDVKDSEALCSAKIDDKLQFINIDALGMLTQYLAIPAKSGSALTVHPLRTLAIGPGIKSCALGVSDHTPNFTVSDAKVSDAETSHARTKHIEQTIYLADEYAGVWAMPADEEAEVERTLIFNQPDTPVEGVATLNGVEAHKTVLASLITNSPDTNRSAANSSRTKSPATTILGIQETVTAWVSPEHSGLWLHNTCATNFFGFDKEIAPEDIVLWVKGDTVHANIYDDNSGGTLTTNITQAIATLNSCHTNQASLIKTPTSFNETSFNETPMLKDTNLTTETPTQNGDVSTNITNETPMLSAIELKPIYETDVVENYGDAADDPAIWVNKNNPSKSVVIGTNKKGSLNAYNLQGELVASHKVGRVNNVGVAYDWAPQHDIAVASNRSSNSMSVFFIDKQTGELTFNTNIPTPLNDIYGLCVFSINNHTQVLVNSTDGRYLRYLLNAPTDVNSNAIAKTNTNTYTNNASMTEKADHSQVSATLIHDFTLPSQPEGCVVDSDAQIAYLGEEGAGIWALDVSEIKTMPSSTRAKAANKNASNKLINKTPMFIIPIESPVTADVEGLSLFDVDGVRYLIASSQGNNQYAVYESEAPYNLVGMISIGANYDKGIDGVSETDGLETTNANLGGPFKNGLLVVQDGRNVMPSQRQNFKLVTGDDLADAIRSHVSNRN
- a CDS encoding GGDEF domain-containing protein, with translation MFTLRNATQFSHHKGWLFFTFATCALASSLSLSFGNPKPLAIISGLDIVGEGSVVLLTLGWIVAVLASRPPGKVTSLLIMGLVFFLFSMTLDLLDEFLRYPDSAAWLSMIESIPAAIGMIIMTAALYLWHLEQRAINLQLRRREWDYRDHQEIDPITQLYRGDYWQSRVTALQASGHNGYVAIIDINEFSYFNHRYGQAEGDRYLHEVAQLVVMNLRQQDLACRYAGDRFALLLPNVNEVEAQDIVKEVRASIGHVAFRYKEDTAAIYTSARAVVAPLSQEYSLTATLQNLLLQLEDVDRGEGDDGSNKGSVLGTKPGTKPGTKPGSRNAA
- a CDS encoding TonB-dependent receptor encodes the protein MKIKTRYSALRIACIAALGLSLSHQALAANGAITGTLNDAAEARVYVGAKVQLVELNLITESRRDGSFRFSGVPAGTYTLEVSYLGEETVTQKVTVKDDATVRPAIEVGEGDELEELLVLGQRSSQASAINQQRVSNRISNVVSADAIGQFPDQNAAESLQRLPGLSIERDQGEGRFVGIRGIDPNLNNVTINGLNIPSPESGVRSVALDVIPSELIQTLEVSKSVTPDMDGDAIGGSVEVTSVSAFDKQQDTASITVQGSQNDLRDEVSPKISGTITQKLSPDWGVAAALSYFDRDFGSDNVESNGDDEVEQRQYTITRERLGAAVNLDYRPDFNNQYYLRTLYSEFSDEEYRLSNTFTLDGEDSEIERGSKDRKETQSIFTVALGGEHQLQTWKADWQLGYAKSDEDEPDALYYNFVTENDSIDANLNTIRPAITHDADAVDLSTYELDEIAFEDNYTKDTETSFKLDLARPVNVGSYIGELKLGTKYRSREKDRDSSIFIYDGDFDNIDPSDFGDSSPDYSLGDFGPGLSRSAMRDYFTANRTALELAELDSEIESNGATYVNEEDIFAAYIMGSVDIDKLHIVAGVRYERTDFSTSGMRVELIENEETDVEDVVNTVWEAERDYDHWLPSINARYAFSDKLQLRAAYTQTISRPKFEDVAAFQIIESKTEEDDGVFVTEREAEVGNPELQPYEAQNLDVSLEYYPGDIGVLSAGYFYKDIDNFVVYADVAGTEGWEDYDEAIQAINGESASLHGLELSWVKAFNNGFLVAANATFTDSDATTILDGEKFETQLPNQSDTIGNLTFGYEANDFSLRLAMTYKSENFEEIDGDMLRFEDEHAQLDFTAKYFINDDMQVYFNAININNEPFYNYFDSRTNNAQFEEYGRTFELGFTWQMR